In Amia ocellicauda isolate fAmiCal2 chromosome 3, fAmiCal2.hap1, whole genome shotgun sequence, the DNA window atcatAAACCAGAACACGTGCTGAGAAATAAGAACACATGCGCTGATGAAAAGCCCACATGCAGACGTGCACTCACTAGGCAGCTCTTACCATTGCATGAGATCACTGTTCCAGAATAGCAGTCGGGGTTGACTTATCTTTTTTCCCCATGCACATTGTCTCCTctgttaaaaatatgaatatagagGCAGCCGAAGTAGCACAGAGGTTAAAAGAACAAAGCAATGCAGGTGATGCATCAGGTGAGATGATCTCTTGTCACATAGGACTCCAGCACTCCAAGCACTCGAGGATCTCCGTGGCTCAGTGTGGGCTCAGGGGCTCTTTGTCATTTCAGGTTTCAAAGTAGGACTTTTAGTAATTAAGTGGATGAATAATTAGAAAAGGGGGAAAATTATATCTAATACTAATGGTACAGTATGAtttccttatttaaaaaaataaacaaactcagCCAGATACACGTGGGGAATTCATGTGGGGAAATTAAAAGTAGCACCTACTGCCATCAATAATTTACATAATTTCAAACAAATCAGTAGTACTTAGCTAGCAGACGCTCTTCATGGCTAATGCATTGATTCAACCCCCATCCTCTACTATGAATCAAAAGGAAAGTTGAAGTCAATGCTTAGATGAATAGCAATGTGCTCAAAGCAAATTCAAAGGAGAAAACTGGATAATCATTGCTATCCTTACATGTATAGCCTAATATGTCTGCTGTTGGTAAATGAGCTACAGAAGACTTTGATTCTCGAGAATTAATCCCACAAAGAGTATCCCAGGAATTAATGGTTATGTAGAGACAGCTTAAAATAATGCAGTCTATTTagcctcatatatatatatatatcattatcacCATCTCCATTAGCCAGCCTATActaatccactgctggatgaaggcttccccaagatgtttccacttgcttcgatctacggcttctcttttccatgtcatgcctgcaaagtgtatgatttcagcttcccatcttctatgtggttgtcttctaggtattttttcatctcttgggatccattcaataacttcctttgtccatctttgatctgttcttcttgcaatgtgtccagcccattgccattgtaacattttcattctttcaGTTATGTCATATATATTAGTTTGTTCTTGGATacattcatttctttttctatcCCTTCTTGTTATAAAGCTAAATAAGCTAAATCATAAGTTCAGACATGGCATAGAAATCTGCAATGTGAATAGTCTGTACTTCAGCATCATACTTTAATCACAGAATTCCCTTGTTAATGAAGAACaatttttgattattttgtattcataggGTTTTTTTGATAGTAGCTAAGATAAAATATCAGTGAAACATCCACACATGCATTCTCTTTTGAAATGGTTATTAAACTTTCTGAAGCTCTTTCTTTTTATGGTCAGATGTAAGTCAGATGTTCAGATTGACTGTCAATGTATATCAGTGGTCCTCAAGACGAGGTCCCTGGACCACCAGTGGTCCACGCCAGTCCTCAAGGCGGTCCGTGGGCAGATGCAAATGCAGGTTGATCCAGAAATAATGACAATgtttactattactactactattttacctatgacatttaatttaaataggaAGTTAGGTACAATACCCTTTTAAATGAAAGCtacattttctgtttaatgatttaatttaatttcttacgGGCTGGAATAAACTGTTCCCACTGAGCTGCTGCACTCTGTTAGACACAGCTGATTCATACCACAGCACCATGCTTCCCATTAGCATGGCAAATGGGAGAGCATGAGTTAAGTCCAGTGAGTATGACTTGAAACATGAAActagaaaaacataaaatgggACTTGGAAATTATTATAACTAGTAATGAAGGAAAAAAGGGATGTATTAATATGAGCTTATCATAATGTTATATCATTGGATTACTGATCTTATTCTCACCTTAATGTTAAAAcctttataactttttttttattgtatagtTTGTATATGGAAATggaaatcataaaataaaacatcaaagaGAAAAGTGACTAATGTCCTTATTGTCACTTCCAAACTGGAAGTTACATTTCTTTGTTCATTTTCAGTAACTGTACACATGAGAGGTAGGTAACGCAAATAACAGAGACATCACTGCTTGGGAAATATGCCTTCAACATCCACATAACACACAGGGCAATagaaaattaattcattttgcaATTATAAGAACTTCCAGCTTCACTAGTTAAACCCTaaagtattttctttaaatCTAAGGGTAGAGGATCTATGAATTAAACTTGTCTCCTTTGATCCTGAAAGCACATACTTTCTTATGTCAATATTCACAGCTTTTCAGTTCTCAGTGGATATGGTGGGAGGAGGGATGTGTGTGAAaatgcccccccctccccacattTGCTTTCCTTTCATTTCCAGCCTACTTGTATTTTGTTAATTCCCTTTGATTCTGTATTAACTCTTTTTCCCTGTCTGTGTTCTATCACGAATGTGACAGCttaatttgtttcattttcCAGGCATTTTCAGAAGTTGCCGTAACATCCGATAGGCTACTACAGTTCTTGGGGACCTAATTAAACTAAACACTAGTGGTTCACCCTTGTTTGGCAATGGGAAAGCCATGAAAGCTGTACTCTATATATTAATTCGATTTCACTTTAATTGTGTTCTGCATttgtataggctatatataaacttctacagagcaTCAGAGTTTTGAGGATCAATAGGATACaagcagtttattttattttatttttttccccagacaGGGTTAATTGAGTTCTTTGCTAACTGAAACATGGTGGTATCATTTAATCAACAACATATAATGACCTGAAGCTTCAATTCATAAAGGTATTTTGGAGCTTGAAGATAAATATAACTAGTAAACTAGACTAAATAGTTTTATAAGATGTATATTGCACAAAGGGAAAGTCAGCTAGGACATATTGTATAAcctcaattattatttatttattaaaggtGACTTACATGGTTTAACAGACATGGTCAAATCACAGGCTAATAATGTCCCTATTGACTATTAACATATTCAAAGCATTGCAGTGAATACAATTAAGGTATAATTGGAAATAAGGGGTGAAAggttaaaaggaaaaaaggatCAGAATGTAATACTACTCTCATATCCCTCTCCATATGAAATCCACATATGCATTATTTTCATGTTGGTACATCTAAACAAATGTGTTCATATTGTGAAAATGCTTCAAAAGCACATTCCCCCCATCCTGGATACACGAGTCCCTTTGAGCACATTGCCCTGTACATGTGCAACTGCATGTGTCTTTGAGAATGAAGTGCAAAAATCTTCAATGACAAAGGTATAGAATATGAACGTGGACGCTGTCAGCAAGACATTTCCAATTCTGTATTTATTCACCGAGCGGAAATTATAAACATTCATAGACCTTATTCACACCTGGCTGAGAAGAGACTGGATTGTTAGAGTGTCTAATTGGTGCTTGTCAAAACCAGAAGGCAAAATGGAAAAAGGGCTCTTTCTAAAGCAGTACttttctgtaattaaaataacaacagtcctttgtttatttgtaaaagTGGACAGTGAAATACAATGAAAACGCACTTAACAGAACCAACTTCCAGAAGATTCTCCATTCTGGACATTAACTACTTTGAGCATCAGCTTTTAACCAGCGTGGATACTACGTTTTTTATGTCTACAACCATTTACTAAGAGTTTTGATGATGttgacatccatccatccagacATTTTCAAGTAAATCTGAGTATTATGCAGAAGTATCTAATCAAATAGAAACCAGTTTGCTATATAAACATGCAAAGGCACATGTGTACGTGTTTCTTTCCTTAAAACCCTTTCAGTCATCTTCATTAGGTCCAATAAAGTGTATTAGATGCAGAACAAATATAGATTGTTTATTCAATTGATGCCTcatatttgctttgttttgatgAAGTTTGTtaatcctttttgtttttttgttttttttattataagaacaattacacacaaaaataaaaggttcaaaaacaaaacaataattatttgGGAAGTGCTATATTAAGAAGTATACTTCCCTGatcaagaaaaataattaagccAAACTACTGCAAAACATAAGGTTGTGTTACTTCTGTACTACCTTACAAAATTCAACTAAGTGACCATTTGTCTGTATGGTTAACTATGGCCAACCGTTCAACTGAATGGCATTGCAGTTCTGAAAGATGAAACAACTTCCTGCAGAAGATCATAAGTTCAAAGCTTATATTTGAATAATGCAACCAAAGCATTATTAAAACCCTAGCCTCATCAGTTTCCTGTGTAAAGTGACCCGGATGTCAAAAATACCTTTGATGGATGCATCAGTGATTTTCATCCCTTTATTACTGATTTTGTACTTGAACAAAGAAAGTGATGATTAAAGGGGTTTGACAGGATATTATGTTAAAGTTTATTCCAAATTGTGTGCATAATACCTACGTGTAATGTAACTGTTCAAACAGAACTTTTACTATACCATGTACATCCATCATTATAAATTGCTATAAATATGCTGTCGTAACAAGATGTTTAGTTACCATTTAGAAAGGTTTTTATGTTGGAGGGATATACTGACACCTGAAGGTAAGATCAAATGTTGATCATGCAACAAGCAACACAGGCCAATATATGTTAATTTGCACAAGTAGGTGATGATGATCGAGACAATTTGGACTGCTTAGTGTTTATTGGGCACTTCATGAATAAATACCATGTGAAAGCAATTATTATTCAGATCAGGGAATATTTCAAGAGTCCTTGCTTGTTCACAGAGCTCAGTGTTGGATTGATCAGTTGCCATCCAAGATGGGGAAAAATGGTCTTTGTCTTGATTTCTTTAATGTGATTTACAGTTTAAGCCCATCAGCTTCAGAACTGAGTCCAGATGTGAGAGGCATGTTCAGTATTGAGTTTTGGGTGTTGTGTTGGGTCAGATGCGAATCATTTTCTGAGAAGCTGGGTGGGTTGCTGATGCAAGTACATTGCAGCATGGGTACTAATCAAAGAGAATAAGACATAAGAAATTAAAACAGATGCTTCAACATGTTTTCCTGTCCATTTCAGAGAACCAATTAAGGTAGATGTAAAAGGTCTTACCAGAATAGAACTGTACCTTCAACATATATAACACAGCTATAGCACTGAACTGAacagataatatatatatatatttttttttgtaatgccaATCATACTTTATAGATTTCCTCAAAGCGTAACGTGAATGGGATAAAAAACAGTGATACATAGAATTCAAGTTAAATGTTCTTTAAATTGTGATTAATTTATCCTGCCTATTTATTTATAGCATGGAATATaggaatataagtaaaattagTCATGTGGAATAATTTATACCACAAACCACAATACATAAAACAAGGTAGTACTTAGTACATAACATGAAAATGTTTCTAGTAAACTTTACAGTGCTTAAGTGCTGTGAAAAGTTGTATTTTGATTATGtttcttatttcatttttataattatatgaAAAAGCCATACACTTTCTTGATTATGGCAGTGCAGTAAAATACTTGACTATCAATTTAAAGAGCAAATGGTCAGATTCTGAAGGGTTATTACACCCTTGTATGTTTCAGCTGTTAAATGTACTATAATtgtaatttatataataataataataataataataataataataataataataataatattgcaaCTCTGTATTCTACTCTTGTACTTTCTGTTTAATGACTATTAATCCCATTTGAAAAAATGAACGATGACTGAACTGAGATTTGCTTAACATGAAATTTacctgatttattattatttctaacttAAACTTATCCACTTTGGGTGTTTGATTGGGGACGGAAAAAGAGAAGGGACTAAGAAGCACTAAACATTAAATATGcactttgtaatttgtaatgaaGGGTTCTGATTACACACAATGCAGAGGTTTTACATAACTGCCCTCTCTTTCTTACTCAGCCTCCACggatttcaaattaaatgtggGAGCAATAATACCAAACCAGCATGCACTGAAGCACTTTGTAgactttaaaacatatttattaatttaaaagaattttttatttcaatatagCTTTGATTGCCTTGTGAGTCACTGTGGATTAAATCCTATTTAGACTTGCTTATTCAAACACATTCAAGGTAACACCTGCTGGCAGTTTTAACACTCAAAAATGAAATCTTGTTGGGAGAGCTCTGACATTGAACAGGTTCTGTATTTCAGGGATTTCTTCCAGGACAAATGCCAGAGGTTAATTTCTGAGGAACAAATGCAATGATGCCACTGTATATCGCAAATTCAGTTTTCCTTTACAACCTTGCTTTTTCTCTGAAATATGTGTGTTTTAGTTTCAAAGGGGTTGCATAGATATGGGTGTAGTATAGACCAGTGTTGAATCCTACCCCAGCCCAAACATAGTAGCCTGCACCTCTCTACCTCATGCAACAATGCAAATACCTTACAATAGAAAATGCAAATGGATGAGATGAAGTATATAGTATGTGCTAGAGTATGTGACCTGGAAGGCTTTTGTGAGTCCACAGTCATTATTTCAGAGCTGTTCAACATGCACTTATAATTCAGAACAACAAACTGGTACCATTTTCCTACAGATGTCTCCAATTGTATTGCCTTGGGGCCTCATTTCAGACCTTCAAAGCTCAGGCAGTGGAAGCATGATAAGCAATCATTAAAGGTTGAAAGTATTAGAAGACTTTTTAAAAGAAATGAATCAGTTAACCTGCTCATCAGACATAAGACACGAATGGGAACATAGTGTCATGAATCATGTCatgttttgattttctttctACTATCTTtaattatcattaaaaaaatgaatgaccTGAGGCTGGGACATTTTCACATGTCTTCCATAATCAATTGGCCTTCATCGACACATTTAATGCTTAACAGATTTGTGGTAGCATCCTAtttcaaaaacagaaaatagcTGCGCTCAAGATCTGCAGAGTCAAATATTTCAGAAGCAACAAATCCTATATTGCAGGTGCGTGATGGAAAACAATTGATGAGGAAAGAGAGATCCTGTCCGcacactgtatttaaaaagaaataaagatgactctttttctttgaaagtacAGTGTGCGGACAGGATCTCTCTTTCATCAGTATACTATTTCATCCACAAAACTCTGGAACCATCTAGCAATCTAAAATGCGGACTGTTCTTACTATTTGCACCATTGTGTATATTAAATTGAATTgtgtaaatatgtacatttataaaatatgtatttttaaaataactgtaCGCAGTCTCCCAGTGATGTGAATTATACTCTGAAAAATATGGCCACAGCAGATGTTCAGTGCAATAAGTATTCCTTGGAAAgaaacaatgcaaacaaaaccacaacatataaataaacaatcacAGTACTTCACATCACAGCACACAGCTTCTAATGGTTCTTTAAAAGATTACACTTCAATATATCTCATTTGAAAACAGTGGTAAATCACAGCTCTTTAAGTTTGATGTGTTTGAGGAGGATACTTTCTGAGTGGCAGGGCAGTACACCCCCACTTGTGCACATGCCTGTTAGACTGGATAGTGTTTGCAGTGTTCCCTAGTCCTAGTACACTTACCAATTATGTAAAGCCCTAGTAGTTTCCATTAAAAACCTTATATAGGCAATGTTGTATCATCTGCCTTTAAATAGTATTGTGGTACTGTTTGTTGGCTCTGTCACATACTATATAAACTTGCAACAATGGATGAGATTCTAGACACTGTCCTACCAGTACacagtgtatttatataaagCATGGGACATTCTATTACAACATTGCAACCTCACAGTTAAATATGTACTCTGTGGTTCTGCCTGTGTTTTTCTTGGCCCTCCCCGCTGATGTGGATGGCAGAGAGAGTATTTGAATGTGTAATCACATATGGAGTCGATTTCATCTAAATTACCATGCCAGTTTCAATTTGCTCTTTTGAGACATCATTTTCCCTTCTTTTGAGAAGCCCGTTCATCATTTGCTGTCACAGCCAGGCTCTTTTGATCTTGCAACCTGTTAAGCGGTGGATTTCAAGACGTTGTCAAAAAAACAGAATTGATATCTCTTATAAAGTATAATAACCTTTGTTGAATGATTCAAGATATTATCTCTTGGGCACCTTAGGGTTATTTTTGATGTGGGAGCCTCTGCCATTGCTTGGTGCTGCAAGTGTTTGGAAACAGCTGTTGAGGACTTCGAAAAGTTAACCTTAAAATAGGAATTCTCCTTCACCTTATGAATCTCCTTCACTGCCTTTAAAGTGCTACACATCTCATCAAAGAAACAACCTGGGATGCGTAAGTGTCGGTTACACAGTGAAAATGTGTTGAGATAAAGATTACAGTACAATCTAAGATCTCCGAGCAACTGATCCACACAGCCTCAAACATGTGAAAATCCTGCCATACCAAAAGACCAGTCCCCTTTTTGGAGAATTCTTCATAGTCTAGCAGTGACATCAGGTCGAACAGGTGAGTACTGTTACTGATTTGAATATCGAGCATGTAATCAAAAGCTGCATATGATCTGATCTTCCACAGTAGGCACTATAAAGTAGTGCTGTACTCTTGACACTTCATTATATCACAAGTTAAACTTCAATAGTTTTAAGTGCATATTTGGAGAAAAATGTGCTGAACAGAGATAGGCCACGTTGCTTGTGTTTATGTATGAGCAAGTCTACATGTATAATGCAGAATTTAAATTGGGCGAACCTTCAGCATGTTCTTGATATTCCTATCACCTCGAGGCAGCTTTTCAGAAGGCAGGGTGACATAGCTCTCTGTACTGCTCTTCAAGACAAAGCATTTATAAATTCAAACAAGAGCCATGAGAAGCCAATCCACTTCACCAAggactgacagacagagagtGAACTTCTGGAGGGACCACTGCAGATTTGAAAAggattaatgaattaataatatttaaatctaAATTGGGGTTTGTAGTCTATAATACTGTTACGTGCGTGTGCTGTCTGTTCTCCTCATATCCCTATTGTACGCAGGTGTCCCGCTGTGATTGGCTCTCGTCCCCGTCACTCAACTCCGCTGTTCCGTGCTGTTCCTGTCCAATCAGATGTCTCCAACTACTGCTTAAATACCCCTCATTCCTCCATTACGGGAGACTACCGATTGCAAACGCCATTTCGTGGTGCTgccctgtctgtttgtgtaaaatacctttgtgattgattgtttttccttgtgTAAATATCCACcgtttcttctctgttttgtttccgTTTACATTGTACTGTGTATTGTGCTCTGTTCAGCGGAGAACGGGTAGATAGGTGAGACACCCATGGGTTCACACGCTTACACGTAGGGATGTATGTTGTCTAGCACATGAGGTATTTAGGTAGGGGCGGTGATCACCCCTCTGTACTAGTTGTTAGGTTTAGATAGTTTAGTTAGTGTAGCTAGTTAGGGTCGTCCTACAAATCCAAGTCAGGTAGTGGTTTACTCttttgttcattatttgtatcattatcatcacgtgtttttgtatactgtacatacttgTACATACTCCCCTCCCCATTGAAAATAAACCCTTCATATATCTTATTgatattgtgttggtttttgcactcccttcactctcccactactgcatttgtgttttatgttaCGTACTCTTATCCCcttacatcagccacttggggtcgtaacataattgggggctcgtccgggagttttATTCTTGCCCGTAGTTGCACGCAAATAGTggtggtgtttgtgtgggtgttgtgctgtgctgtgcaggtgGTGTGTTTATATTATTGGTATTGGTTTTTGCGGTGTATTCTGTCACAATTATGGCCAGTTTTGATTTAAGTGCTTTTCTGAGTGTCCTGTCTCTGGATCAGCTTGATGTGTGTCGCTGATTTATATGCTATAGCGGATCACTTCTGTTTCAAGTTCCGAGGAACATTGTTAAAGCACAGCTTAGACAGATCGTCATGGATAAGTTGGTGGAAGGCAAGTGCTCGTTGTGCCTCCGGTGTTGCCTGATCCTGCCCGTGTCCCTGATCCTGCCCGTGTCCCTGCCCGTGTCCCTGATCGTGTCCCTGATCCTGCCCGTGTCCCTGATCGTGTCCCTGATCCTGCCTGTGTCCCTGATTGTGTCCCTGCCCATGTCCCTGATCCTGCCCATGTCCCTGATCCTGCCCGTGTCCCTGATCGTGTCCCTGCCCGTGTCCCTGATCCTGCCGGTGTCCCTCATCGTGTCCCTGATCCTGCCCGTGTCCCTGATCGTGTCCCTGATCCTGCCCGTGTCCCTGATCGTGTCCCTGATCCTGCCCGTGTCCCTGATCCTGCCTGTGTCCCTGATCGTGTCCCTGCCCGTGTCCCTGATCCTGCCCGTGTCCCTGATCGTGTCCCTGCCCGTGTCCCTGATCCTGCCGGTGTCCCTCATCGTGTCCCTGATCCTGCCCGTGTCCCTGATCGTGTCCCTGATCCTGCCCGTGTCCCTGATCGTGTCCCTGATCGTGTCCCTGATCCTGCCCGTGTCCCTGATCGTGTCCCTGATCCTGCCCGTGTCCCTGATCGTGTCCCTGATCCTGCCCGTGTCCCTGATCCTGCCCGTGTCCCTGATCGTGTCCCTGATCCTGCCCGTGTCCCTGATCCTGCCCGTGTCCCTGATCGTGTCCCTGATCCTGCCCGTGTCCCTGATCCTGCCCGTGTCCCT includes these proteins:
- the LOC136747014 gene encoding hepatitis A virus cellular receptor 1-like, which codes for MDKLVEGKCSLCLRCCLILPVSLILPVSLPVSLIVSLILPVSLIVSLILPVSLIVSLPMSLILPMSLILPVSLIVSLPVSLILPVSLIVSLILPVSLIVSLILPVSLIVSLILPVSLILPVSLIVSLPVSLILPVSLIVSLPVSLILPVSLIVSLILPVSLIVSLILPVSLIVSLIVSLILPVSLIVSLILPVSLIVSLILPVSLILPVSLIVSLILPVSLILPVSLIVSLILPVSLILPVSLIVSLIVSLILPVSLPVSLILPVSLIVSLIVSLILPVSLIVSLILPVSLIVSLILPLPRSPR